One Thermoflexus sp. genomic region harbors:
- a CDS encoding SH3 domain-containing protein, with protein MPAKISGLDLSVRVAMSALQHLLLLPAGADWRWMEASRFYIERFRVIPTTNPEIALTLPGEPLIVSLVLPDGRPGHTAAQLRQRRPSIHLDVLFAPTPERLQRILDARAAHGARLGRGLRVVTTDRLNVRGGPGFSAPIIGRLEAGVEVEVVGQSADGVWWAILDPIRRERAWIAAAYTRVTAGIPETVPVLLVQLPRVRARASLAVHQEPDPGAPILGQLPEGAEREALGRSEGGQWIQVAFPDAAHTGWVPKEGLEILRGALEELPVYPSGRWLQPPVKPPAIHRAFGADPDSFAVWGLPGHEGVDFQAPPGEPVYAAAEGIVVMAAERPDHPYGTQVRIQHQRPDGLYVTIYGHLMPGTLEVQVGERVQPGQPLGRAGSRGFVHWMLKKAGARNGPYGDILDPMPYLCR; from the coding sequence ATGCCCGCCAAAATCTCCGGGCTGGATCTCTCCGTAAGGGTTGCGATGAGCGCGCTCCAGCACCTGTTGCTCCTGCCCGCAGGAGCCGACTGGCGATGGATGGAAGCATCCCGCTTCTACATCGAGCGGTTCCGGGTGATCCCCACCACGAACCCGGAGATCGCGCTTACGCTTCCCGGAGAGCCGCTGATCGTGTCGCTGGTCCTTCCGGATGGACGCCCGGGGCATACGGCGGCCCAGCTTCGCCAGCGTCGACCTTCCATTCACCTGGATGTGCTCTTCGCCCCCACGCCGGAGCGCCTGCAAAGGATCCTGGATGCCCGTGCCGCTCATGGTGCCCGGCTGGGCCGAGGGCTTCGGGTCGTCACCACGGATCGCCTGAACGTCCGGGGCGGGCCGGGGTTCTCCGCCCCGATCATCGGTCGTCTGGAGGCGGGCGTTGAGGTGGAGGTGGTGGGACAGAGCGCGGATGGTGTGTGGTGGGCCATCCTGGATCCGATACGCCGGGAACGCGCATGGATCGCCGCCGCGTATACCCGGGTGACCGCAGGGATCCCGGAGACCGTGCCGGTCCTCCTGGTGCAGCTTCCCCGGGTTCGCGCCCGGGCTTCGCTGGCGGTCCATCAGGAACCGGATCCGGGGGCGCCGATCCTGGGCCAGCTCCCCGAAGGGGCGGAGCGGGAAGCCCTCGGGCGATCGGAGGGAGGACAATGGATCCAGGTGGCCTTTCCCGATGCCGCCCATACGGGCTGGGTCCCGAAGGAGGGCCTGGAGATCCTGCGGGGAGCTCTGGAGGAGTTGCCCGTCTATCCATCAGGACGCTGGCTGCAGCCTCCAGTGAAGCCGCCGGCGATCCATCGTGCCTTCGGAGCTGATCCGGATTCCTTCGCGGTGTGGGGGTTGCCCGGCCATGAGGGCGTGGACTTTCAGGCTCCGCCCGGCGAACCGGTTTATGCGGCTGCGGAAGGGATTGTGGTGATGGCTGCGGAGCGCCCGGATCATCCCTATGGGACCCAGGTTCGGATTCAGCATCAAAGGCCGGATGGCCTTTACGTTACGATTTATGGTCACCTCATGCCAGGCACCCTGGAAGTTCAGGTGGGGGAGCGGGTGCAACCCGGGCAGCCGCTGGGGCGGGCGGGATCCAGGGGGTTTGTCCACTGGATGCTGAAGAAAGCGGGGGCGCGGAACGGCCCGTATGGGGACATCCTGGACCCGATGCCCTATCTGTGTCGATGA
- the gatA gene encoding Asp-tRNA(Asn)/Glu-tRNA(Gln) amidotransferase subunit GatA gives MAPHAWTIHETLEHLRRGEISAVEVTEDYLTRIEALDPILHAYLTVTPDLALAQAREADERWVAWRRDPTTPLPPLNGIPLAIKDVICVQGVRCTCGSRILENFVPPYEATAIVRLREAGAVFLGKTNTDEFAMGSSTENSAFGPTRNPWDLERVPGGSSGGSAAAVAADLCAGALGTDTGGSVRQPAALCGVVGLKPTYGRVSRYGLVAYGSSLDQIGPITKDVWDAAILLQWIAGPDPRDATSWPAPVPDYTRALIPDLKGVRVGVPPEYFIPGMQPEVEGAVREAIEVLAELGAEVIEVSLPHTAYALPTYYMIAPAEASANLARYDGVKYGLRIQGETIWDTYRLTRGYGFGPEVKRRIMLGTYALSAGYYDAYYLKAQKVRTLIRRDFEQAFERVDVMVCPTSPTTAFRLGERTSDPLQMYLADIFTITANLAGICGISVPCGFDSQGLPIGLQILGPALGEEKILRVAYAYEQATPWHHRRPPLTAIDHPGRSLGSGERFG, from the coding sequence ATGGCTCCTCACGCATGGACGATCCATGAAACTCTGGAGCATCTGCGTCGGGGGGAGATCTCGGCCGTAGAGGTCACCGAGGATTACCTAACGCGCATTGAGGCCCTGGATCCGATCCTGCACGCCTATCTCACGGTGACCCCGGATCTGGCGCTGGCCCAGGCCCGGGAGGCAGACGAGCGGTGGGTGGCGTGGCGACGGGATCCGACCACGCCGCTCCCCCCGCTGAACGGGATCCCCCTGGCCATTAAAGATGTGATCTGTGTGCAGGGTGTGCGCTGCACATGCGGCTCCCGCATCCTGGAGAACTTCGTTCCGCCTTATGAGGCTACCGCCATCGTCCGGTTGCGAGAGGCCGGCGCGGTGTTCCTGGGGAAAACGAACACCGATGAGTTCGCGATGGGTTCTTCCACAGAGAACTCCGCCTTCGGCCCGACCCGCAACCCCTGGGATCTGGAGCGAGTGCCGGGGGGCTCCTCGGGGGGCAGCGCGGCGGCGGTCGCGGCGGATCTTTGCGCGGGGGCCCTGGGCACGGACACGGGCGGCTCGGTTCGCCAGCCGGCCGCGCTATGCGGGGTTGTGGGGTTGAAGCCGACCTATGGTCGGGTTTCCCGTTACGGCCTGGTGGCCTATGGCTCTTCCCTGGATCAGATCGGGCCGATCACCAAAGACGTGTGGGATGCGGCGATCCTGTTGCAGTGGATCGCCGGGCCCGATCCCCGGGATGCCACTTCATGGCCCGCGCCGGTCCCCGATTATACCCGGGCGCTGATTCCCGATCTGAAGGGTGTGCGGGTGGGCGTTCCCCCCGAGTATTTCATCCCCGGGATGCAGCCGGAGGTGGAGGGGGCGGTTCGAGAAGCGATCGAGGTGCTGGCGGAGCTGGGAGCCGAGGTCATTGAGGTCTCCCTGCCGCATACGGCTTATGCCCTGCCCACGTATTACATGATCGCCCCGGCGGAGGCCTCCGCGAACCTGGCCCGTTACGACGGCGTCAAATACGGCCTCCGCATCCAGGGGGAAACGATCTGGGATACCTATCGCCTGACCCGGGGATATGGCTTCGGACCGGAGGTCAAGCGGCGGATCATGCTGGGAACTTACGCCTTATCCGCGGGCTACTATGACGCCTATTATCTGAAAGCCCAGAAAGTGCGCACGCTGATCCGGCGGGATTTCGAGCAGGCCTTTGAGAGGGTGGACGTCATGGTCTGTCCCACCTCCCCGACGACCGCTTTCCGGCTTGGGGAGCGCACATCCGATCCGCTTCAAATGTATCTGGCGGATATCTTCACCATCACGGCGAATCTGGCCGGGATCTGCGGCATCAGCGTTCCCTGCGGCTTCGACAGCCAGGGTCTTCCCATCGGCCTGCAGATCCTGGGGCCCGCGCTGGGCGAGGAGAAGATCCTTCGGGTGGCTTACGCCTACGAGCAGGCCACGCCCTGGCATCATCGCCGGCCGCCCTTGACCGCCATCGACCATCCGGGCCGATCCCTGGGGTCAGGAGAACGCTTCGGATAG
- the gatC gene encoding Asp-tRNA(Asn)/Glu-tRNA(Gln) amidotransferase subunit GatC, translating into MALSREEVEHIAELAKLALTDEEKSLYAEQLSAILGYFRKLQEVDTSDIPPTATVLPIRNVFRPDEPGEPMPREWLLQNAPAQADGCFQVQPVLEE; encoded by the coding sequence ATGGCCCTTTCCCGTGAGGAAGTCGAGCACATCGCGGAGCTGGCCAAACTGGCTTTGACGGATGAGGAGAAATCCCTGTATGCGGAGCAGCTCTCCGCCATCCTGGGCTATTTCCGAAAGCTTCAGGAAGTCGACACTTCGGATATCCCTCCGACTGCCACAGTCCTGCCGATCCGGAATGTCTTCCGGCCCGATGAGCCGGGCGAGCCGATGCCGCGAGAATGGCTGCTTCAAAACGCCCCCGCTCAGGCCGATGGCTGTTTCCAGGTGCAGCCGGTTCTGGAGGAATGA
- a CDS encoding DNA-directed RNA polymerase subunit beta: MIRINGEKRYAHIPEILEPPNLIEIQHRSFQWFIEEGLKELFDEISPIESVNGQMRLYFPGNNPVARQLKLRYWFDEPKYTELECLERDLTYGRGMWVQVALIVAGREPMVKDVFFGELPWITRNGTFIYNGTERVVVSQLIRSPGVYFDVEEDPTLGRPLAMAKLIPDRGVWLEFETRRNDLLILRFNRRRTVPVTLFLRALAALDDGISDLLKEGTDEELLELFQDVDTHPDHPYILSTLHQEGRLEPREGRTLAQEALVEFFRRMRPGDPPTLENATSFLAAQLFDPHRYDLHRVGRYKMNRRLELSIPIHHRTITKQDIVAIIKELIRINNGLRPPDDMDHLGNRRVRTVGELIQAKMRVGLRRMERVVQERMSIADPATVTPLQLINIRPVMAALREFFGSSQLSQFMDQTNPLSELTHKRTLSAMGPGGLRRERAGFEVRDVHLSHYGRICPIETPEGPNIGLIGRLAIYSRVNEFGFIETPYRKVLRAVPNQPEALIGRILREDVVDPETGEVIAPAGTEVDAGLAKRIARLPLKEIRVQPFVTREIVYLTADEEERYVIAQASVELDEKGHFKQARVPARHMGKFMMEVPERIDYMDVAPRQIVGVSASLIPFLEHDDANRALMGSNMQRQAVPLLRPEAPIVATGMERVAARDSGHVLLSEVDGEVVQATADEIVIRGTNRRLYRYPLRRFQRSNQSTCIHQRPLVFKGQKVKKGQVIADSSSTDQGMLALGRNLIVAFLSWEGQVFEDAIVISERLVQEDVYSSIHIEKHEAEARETKLGPEEITRDIPNVGEEQLRDLDENGIVRIGALVGPGDILVGKVTPKGEREITPEERLLRAIFGEKAHEVKDSSLRMPHGEHGKVIDVKLFTRDEYRELPAGVNAVVRVSVAQWRKITEGDKMAGRHGNKGVISKVVPIEDMPFLPDGTPVDIILNPLGVPSRMNIGQLLETHLGWAASRLGFRAITPVFDGADEQEIEAELARAWMIDTAWEDARRQCWGWLKAQGYDLSELRDDAEARLLYLSAILGDRGYDVDRLATDEVYARRSNLREWLRDRGYDPDEILVFEDDPRSPEERRKADEKAILVGLRLWMERLGVDTQDIPDEQVRQRATEVMLETGQPMPILGKMILYDGKTGEPFDRPVTVGVIYMMKLAHLVEDKVHARSTGPYSLITQQPLGGKAQFGGQRFGEMEVWALEAYGAAYTLQEMLTVKSDDVQGRVKTYEAIVKGQKIEEPGLPASFKVLVKELQSLAVSVEAITDTGEVIRFGREEEKPKLPRLPLGLLDLGPEEDGKEG, encoded by the coding sequence ATGATTCGAATCAACGGTGAGAAGCGCTACGCGCATATCCCGGAGATCCTGGAGCCGCCGAATCTGATCGAGATCCAGCATCGATCGTTCCAGTGGTTTATCGAGGAGGGCCTCAAGGAGCTCTTTGATGAGATCTCTCCCATCGAGAGCGTGAACGGCCAGATGCGTTTATATTTCCCGGGCAACAACCCGGTGGCCCGGCAGCTGAAGCTGCGCTACTGGTTCGATGAGCCCAAATATACGGAGCTGGAGTGTCTGGAGCGGGACCTCACCTACGGCCGCGGGATGTGGGTTCAGGTGGCGCTGATCGTGGCCGGGCGGGAGCCCATGGTAAAGGATGTCTTCTTCGGGGAGCTCCCGTGGATCACCCGCAACGGCACGTTCATCTATAACGGCACCGAGCGGGTGGTGGTCTCCCAGCTGATCCGCTCGCCCGGCGTCTACTTTGATGTGGAGGAGGATCCCACGCTGGGTCGCCCTCTGGCGATGGCCAAGCTGATCCCGGATCGGGGCGTATGGCTGGAGTTCGAGACCCGGCGCAATGACCTGTTGATCCTTCGCTTCAATCGTCGTCGCACGGTGCCGGTCACCCTCTTCCTGCGCGCCCTGGCCGCGCTGGATGATGGGATCAGCGATCTCCTGAAGGAGGGAACCGACGAGGAGCTCCTGGAGCTGTTTCAGGATGTGGACACCCATCCGGATCATCCCTACATTTTGAGCACCCTCCACCAGGAGGGCCGGCTGGAGCCCCGGGAAGGTCGCACGCTGGCTCAGGAAGCCCTCGTCGAATTCTTCCGTCGGATGCGTCCGGGCGATCCACCGACGCTGGAGAACGCCACTTCTTTCCTTGCGGCCCAGCTTTTCGATCCGCACCGGTATGATCTGCACCGGGTCGGCCGGTATAAGATGAACCGGCGTCTGGAGCTTTCCATTCCGATTCACCATCGCACGATCACCAAGCAGGATATCGTGGCCATCATCAAGGAGCTCATCCGCATCAACAACGGGCTGCGCCCGCCGGATGATATGGACCATTTGGGCAACCGGCGGGTGCGTACGGTGGGCGAGCTGATCCAGGCCAAGATGCGGGTGGGACTGCGCCGGATGGAACGGGTGGTGCAGGAGCGCATGAGCATTGCCGATCCCGCCACGGTCACCCCGCTGCAGCTGATTAATATCCGCCCGGTGATGGCTGCGCTGCGGGAGTTCTTCGGCTCGAGCCAGCTTTCCCAGTTCATGGATCAGACGAATCCTCTCTCGGAGCTCACGCACAAGCGCACCCTTTCTGCGATGGGGCCAGGTGGTCTGCGGCGGGAGCGCGCTGGCTTTGAGGTGCGGGACGTCCACCTCAGCCACTACGGCCGGATCTGCCCGATTGAAACGCCGGAGGGGCCGAATATCGGTCTGATCGGCCGGCTGGCGATCTACAGCCGGGTGAATGAGTTCGGCTTTATCGAAACCCCCTACCGGAAGGTGCTGCGAGCCGTGCCCAACCAGCCGGAGGCCCTGATCGGCCGGATCCTGCGGGAGGATGTGGTGGATCCGGAGACCGGGGAGGTGATCGCGCCGGCCGGGACGGAGGTGGACGCCGGCCTGGCGAAGCGGATCGCCCGTCTGCCGCTGAAGGAGATCCGGGTCCAGCCCTTTGTGACCCGGGAGATTGTGTATCTCACGGCCGACGAGGAAGAGCGGTATGTGATCGCCCAGGCGAGCGTGGAGCTGGATGAGAAAGGGCACTTCAAGCAGGCCCGTGTCCCTGCCCGTCATATGGGGAAGTTCATGATGGAGGTCCCGGAGCGGATCGACTACATGGATGTGGCTCCGCGGCAGATTGTGGGGGTCTCGGCTTCCCTGATCCCCTTCCTGGAGCATGATGATGCCAACCGCGCCCTGATGGGTTCCAACATGCAACGCCAGGCGGTGCCGCTCCTGCGCCCCGAGGCCCCCATCGTGGCGACCGGGATGGAGCGGGTGGCGGCCCGGGATTCCGGCCACGTCCTCCTCTCAGAGGTCGATGGGGAGGTCGTCCAGGCCACGGCCGACGAGATCGTGATCCGGGGCACCAACCGGCGCCTGTATCGCTATCCGTTGCGGCGCTTCCAGCGGTCGAACCAGAGCACCTGCATCCACCAGCGCCCCCTGGTCTTCAAGGGCCAGAAGGTGAAGAAGGGCCAGGTCATCGCCGACTCCAGCAGCACGGATCAGGGGATGCTGGCTCTGGGCCGCAACCTCATCGTGGCCTTCCTTTCGTGGGAGGGCCAGGTTTTTGAGGACGCGATTGTGATCAGCGAGCGGCTGGTGCAGGAGGATGTTTATTCCTCCATTCATATTGAGAAACACGAAGCCGAGGCTCGTGAAACCAAGCTGGGCCCGGAGGAGATCACGCGGGACATCCCCAATGTTGGCGAGGAGCAGCTCCGGGATCTGGATGAGAACGGGATCGTCCGCATTGGGGCGCTGGTGGGCCCAGGGGATATCCTGGTGGGCAAAGTCACGCCGAAGGGAGAGCGGGAGATCACCCCGGAGGAACGCCTGCTCCGGGCCATCTTTGGGGAGAAGGCCCATGAGGTGAAGGATTCCTCGTTGCGGATGCCGCACGGCGAGCACGGGAAGGTGATCGATGTGAAGCTCTTCACTCGGGATGAGTATCGGGAGCTCCCCGCCGGCGTGAACGCGGTGGTGCGGGTTTCGGTGGCCCAGTGGCGGAAGATCACCGAGGGCGACAAGATGGCCGGCCGTCACGGGAACAAGGGTGTGATCTCCAAGGTCGTGCCCATCGAGGATATGCCGTTCCTGCCCGATGGCACTCCGGTGGATATCATCCTGAACCCCCTGGGGGTGCCCAGCCGGATGAACATCGGCCAGCTTCTGGAGACCCATCTGGGCTGGGCGGCCTCGCGGCTGGGCTTCCGGGCGATCACCCCGGTGTTCGATGGGGCGGATGAGCAGGAGATCGAGGCGGAGCTGGCCCGGGCCTGGATGATCGACACGGCCTGGGAGGATGCCCGGCGTCAGTGCTGGGGCTGGCTGAAAGCCCAGGGTTATGATCTCTCGGAGCTCCGGGATGATGCGGAGGCGCGTTTGCTCTATCTCTCGGCGATCCTGGGCGACCGGGGCTACGATGTGGACCGCTTGGCCACCGATGAGGTCTACGCTCGCCGCAGCAACCTCCGGGAATGGCTCCGCGATCGGGGCTACGATCCAGATGAGATCCTGGTGTTCGAGGATGATCCGCGCTCCCCGGAAGAGCGCCGGAAGGCGGATGAAAAGGCCATCCTGGTGGGACTGCGGCTGTGGATGGAGCGCCTCGGGGTGGATACGCAAGACATTCCCGACGAGCAGGTCCGCCAGCGGGCCACAGAGGTGATGCTGGAGACGGGCCAGCCGATGCCGATCCTGGGGAAGATGATCCTCTACGACGGCAAGACCGGCGAGCCCTTCGATCGGCCGGTGACCGTCGGGGTGATTTACATGATGAAGCTGGCCCATCTGGTGGAGGACAAGGTGCACGCCCGGTCCACTGGTCCTTACTCGCTGATCACCCAGCAGCCGCTGGGCGGCAAGGCGCAGTTCGGCGGGCAGCGGTTCGGCGAGATGGAGGTCTGGGCCCTGGAGGCCTACGGCGCGGCCTACACGCTCCAGGAGATGCTCACCGTCAAGTCGGACGACGTGCAGGGCCGCGTCAAGACCTATGAGGCCATCGTCAAGGGCCAGAAGATCGAGGAGCCCGGACTGCCGGCCTCCTTTAAAGTGCTGGTCAAGGAGCTCCAGTCCCTGGCGGTGTCTGTGGAGGCGATCACGGATACCGGCGAGGTGATCCGCTTCGGGCGGGAGGAGGAAAAGCCGAAGCTGCCGCGCCTGCCGCTGGGCCTGCTTGATCTGGGGCCTGAGGAGGATGGGAAGGAAGGATAA